A part of Marinihelvus fidelis genomic DNA contains:
- a CDS encoding four-carbon acid sugar kinase family protein encodes MTLRYAFYGDDFTGSTDVLEQLAEGGVSAVLFLRTPDAALLDRFPDVQAVGIAGDSRSRGPEWMDEHLADAFRALPAADIIHYKICSTFDSAPHTGSIGRAIEIGIRQFGQPVALLVGAPYMGRYVVYGNLFARAGEQVYRIDQHPTMSRHPVTPMDEADLRLHLAAQTDARVALVPLDRIRAGQAGEVFDRAVEDADIVLFDSVDQSDLEQAGQVLLSRNVHFMAGSSGLTRALVLAWPDTEPGAGVAGASDVGEVEQLLVVSGSCSPVTAQQINRAAERGFAVHEVDVPALLADAGAEAARLRAAAQAALEAGQSCVICSARGPLDNGHVPIGDKLGSVLGSVAHDLIQATGLRRVMFAGGDTSSYGVCQLGAEALTWAAPMERGAPMVRAHADDPAIDGLEMVLKGGQVGGEDFFEVVRRGHA; translated from the coding sequence GTGACGCTGCGCTACGCTTTCTACGGCGATGACTTTACCGGTTCGACCGATGTGCTCGAGCAGCTGGCCGAGGGCGGCGTGAGCGCGGTGCTGTTCCTGCGCACGCCGGACGCGGCGCTGCTGGACCGCTTCCCCGATGTCCAGGCCGTCGGCATTGCCGGCGACAGCCGCAGCCGCGGCCCGGAATGGATGGACGAGCACCTGGCCGACGCCTTCCGCGCCCTGCCCGCCGCCGACATCATCCACTACAAGATTTGCTCCACTTTCGACAGCGCTCCGCATACCGGCTCCATCGGTCGCGCCATCGAGATTGGCATTCGCCAGTTCGGCCAGCCGGTCGCGCTGCTGGTGGGCGCGCCGTACATGGGCCGCTACGTGGTCTACGGCAACCTGTTCGCGCGCGCCGGCGAGCAGGTCTATCGCATTGACCAGCACCCGACGATGAGCCGGCACCCGGTCACCCCGATGGACGAGGCCGACCTGCGCCTGCACCTGGCCGCGCAGACCGACGCGCGCGTGGCGCTGGTGCCGCTGGACCGCATCCGCGCGGGCCAGGCCGGCGAGGTGTTTGACCGGGCCGTGGAAGACGCCGATATCGTCCTGTTCGACAGCGTCGACCAGTCCGACCTGGAGCAGGCCGGCCAGGTGCTGCTGTCGCGCAATGTACATTTCATGGCTGGCAGCTCAGGGCTGACCCGGGCGCTGGTGCTGGCCTGGCCGGATACCGAGCCGGGTGCCGGCGTGGCCGGCGCTTCAGACGTGGGCGAGGTAGAACAGTTGCTGGTGGTCAGCGGCAGCTGCTCGCCGGTGACCGCACAACAGATCAACCGAGCCGCCGAGCGGGGTTTTGCCGTCCACGAGGTGGACGTGCCGGCCCTGCTGGCCGATGCCGGCGCCGAGGCCGCGCGGCTGCGGGCCGCGGCTCAGGCCGCGCTCGAAGCCGGGCAGTCCTGCGTCATCTGTTCCGCCCGGGGGCCGCTGGATAACGGCCATGTGCCCATCGGCGATAAACTGGGCAGCGTGCTGGGTTCAGTCGCCCATGACCTGATCCAGGCGACCGGGCTGCGGCGCGTGATGTTCGCCGGCGGCGACACCTCCAGTTATGGTGTCTGCCAGCTGGGCGCCGAGGCGCTCACCTGGGCGGCGCCCATGGAACGCGGCGCGCCGATGGTGCGCGCCCACGCGGACGACCCGGCCATTGACGGCCTGGAGATGGTGCTGAAAGGCGGCCAGGTGGGCGGTGAAGACTTTTTCGAAGTGGTCCGGCGCGGCCACGCCTGA
- a CDS encoding aspartate/glutamate racemase family protein: MSTLALVHTSPVLAPLFNELAARFVPDARVLHFVDESLIKNTIASGRLEKATMRRVINLVGSTFDAGADVALVTCSSIGPAVDMAAALYDLPVLRVDRPMAEAAVAAGARIGVAATLPTTLKPTVDLVKTVAAEAGRDIEVVEQLCEGAFEAVMAGDGATHDRIVGQGLTEGLAGVDAIVLAQASMARVLDTLPEGALQVPAYSSPELGMRRAADVLAGRG, translated from the coding sequence ATGTCGACGCTTGCCCTGGTTCACACCTCCCCGGTGCTGGCCCCGCTGTTCAATGAACTCGCCGCCCGCTTCGTGCCGGACGCGCGGGTGCTGCATTTCGTGGACGAGAGCCTGATCAAGAACACCATCGCCAGTGGCCGACTGGAAAAGGCCACGATGCGCCGGGTGATCAACCTGGTGGGCTCCACGTTTGATGCCGGTGCCGACGTGGCGCTGGTGACCTGCTCGTCGATCGGCCCGGCCGTGGACATGGCGGCGGCACTCTACGACCTGCCCGTCCTGCGCGTGGACCGGCCGATGGCGGAGGCTGCCGTGGCCGCCGGTGCGCGCATCGGCGTGGCGGCCACGCTGCCGACCACGCTCAAGCCCACCGTCGACCTGGTGAAGACGGTGGCGGCCGAAGCGGGCCGTGATATCGAGGTGGTCGAGCAGTTGTGTGAAGGCGCCTTCGAGGCGGTGATGGCCGGAGACGGCGCCACCCATGACCGCATTGTCGGCCAGGGCCTGACGGAAGGGCTGGCGGGCGTGGACGCCATCGTGCTGGCCCAGGCCTCGATGGCGCGCGTGCTCGACACGCTGCCGGAAGGGGCCCTGCAGGTGCCCGCGTATTCCAGCCCGGAACTGGGCATGCGGCGGGCCGCCGACGTACTGGCCGGGCGGGGCTAG
- a CDS encoding vWA domain-containing protein, with translation MTDIQIKARWDHAQAPTGKDATRGLLIDIIAPELPADEGNTERPPVNLALVIDRSGSMSGGPLEAAKEAAIGLANRLRDSDRLSVVVYGSDVTVVVDCARMDTTGRKSAVSAIQCIETSGMTNLSGGWLRGARCAANAMDEHGFKSGHVILLSDGCANEGECNPERLAELAGDLADRNVTTTCVGIGAHYSPLQLTAIAEAGQGELHQSSEPNEIVEVLSGEIGEQTQVVARKFMLHLQGPHAENARQLTHYRQPGNGNGARAGAGFGPIHIGTLIAGQTRHVALLLEFEADHLPEPMTLDYTISSNWQHPDTDTAHTATARTQLAIVPPNTFSEDTRDKAVAETIAELWLARQGYEAMLHNERGDFRQAGASFSVNEVAFDALVQDLDSSVSMLSRRDRMASRVQRNWDGMSKREAMALARKSMRSKPDFRRARKDADWADSQDS, from the coding sequence ATGACCGATATCCAAATCAAAGCCCGCTGGGACCACGCCCAGGCCCCCACCGGCAAAGACGCCACCCGCGGCCTGCTGATCGACATCATCGCCCCGGAACTGCCCGCCGATGAAGGCAACACCGAACGCCCACCCGTCAACCTGGCCCTGGTCATCGACCGCAGCGGCTCGATGAGCGGCGGCCCGCTGGAGGCGGCGAAAGAAGCGGCGATTGGCCTGGCCAACCGCCTGCGCGACAGTGACCGCCTGTCCGTGGTCGTCTACGGCTCCGATGTCACCGTCGTCGTTGATTGCGCGCGCATGGACACCACCGGCAGGAAGTCCGCCGTATCTGCGATTCAATGCATCGAGACAAGCGGAATGACCAACCTTTCCGGTGGTTGGCTCCGTGGCGCCCGCTGCGCAGCAAACGCCATGGATGAACACGGCTTTAAGTCAGGCCACGTTATCCTGCTCTCCGACGGCTGCGCCAACGAAGGCGAGTGCAACCCCGAACGCCTGGCCGAACTCGCCGGCGACCTGGCCGACCGCAACGTGACCACGACCTGCGTCGGCATCGGCGCCCACTACTCCCCCCTGCAACTGACCGCGATTGCAGAAGCCGGCCAGGGCGAACTGCACCAGTCCAGCGAGCCCAACGAAATCGTCGAAGTCCTCTCCGGCGAAATCGGCGAACAGACCCAGGTGGTCGCCCGCAAATTCATGCTGCACCTGCAAGGCCCCCACGCCGAAAACGCCCGCCAGCTGACCCACTACCGCCAACCCGGCAACGGCAACGGCGCTCGTGCCGGCGCCGGCTTCGGCCCTATCCACATCGGCACCCTGATCGCCGGCCAGACCCGCCACGTGGCGCTGCTGCTGGAGTTCGAAGCGGACCATCTGCCGGAGCCGATGACGCTGGACTACACGATCTCAAGCAACTGGCAGCACCCGGATACCGACACCGCCCATACCGCAACCGCCCGGACACAACTGGCCATCGTCCCGCCCAACACGTTCAGCGAAGACACCCGCGACAAAGCCGTCGCCGAAACCATCGCCGAACTCTGGCTCGCCCGCCAGGGCTACGAGGCCATGCTCCACAACGAGCGCGGTGACTTCCGCCAGGCCGGCGCCTCCTTCAGCGTCAACGAAGTAGCCTTCGACGCCCTGGTCCAGGACCTCGACAGCTCCGTCTCCATGCTCAGCCGCCGCGACCGCATGGCCAGCCGCGTCCAACGCAACTGGGACGGCATGTCCAAACGCGAAGCCATGGCGCTGGCCCGCAAGTCGATGCGTTCGAAGCCGGATTTCCGTAGAGCCAGGAAAGACGCCGACTGGGCGGACTCACAAGACAGCTAA
- a CDS encoding HigA family addiction module antitoxin, with protein MTRFRIPHSHPGKHLKRLMDEWSLTQYRLAKDIDVPQTRIMEIIRGKRAITADTAIRLSRYFNMTAEFWLNLQANYEIDQARTNVGQEAYQAIQMMPAIKARLDSDEHESLTEASAP; from the coding sequence ATGACCAGATTCCGAATTCCACATTCACATCCGGGAAAGCACCTGAAGCGGCTCATGGATGAATGGAGCCTGACCCAATATCGCCTGGCCAAAGACATCGACGTTCCTCAGACAAGGATCATGGAGATCATTCGGGGAAAACGTGCGATTACTGCGGATACAGCAATACGTCTGTCTCGGTATTTCAATATGACGGCGGAGTTTTGGCTGAACCTGCAGGCAAACTACGAGATCGACCAGGCCAGGACGAACGTCGGTCAGGAAGCCTACCAGGCGATCCAGATGATGCCGGCCATCAAAGCAAGGCTGGACAGTGATGAGCATGAAAGCTTGACTGAAGCCAGCGCACCTTAA
- a CDS encoding toll/interleukin-1 receptor domain-containing protein yields MGKVEAYRGDEPYVFVCYSHADSGVVYDDLLMLGGRGVRAWYDEGISAGARWRAEIAGALERSARVVFYVSPASLASPHCQREVDFALDRGLDILPVYLEPCELPSELALSLGSVQALFRYDDERYADRLVEACLAAPGVARRVGGHRPPARRRGLGWPVWVGGAVALVAVLFALWGPLMGARTGVSAPGGEAARPGVGDAQATYLQAQALLMRWDKGDNLAQAVSLYRQAIAVDPDFALAHARLSEALRMRYVLTGDRSYLDSAADSVARALALDDGLAAVQVAQGRLHLVEGNLDLATVAVERALAADPNDADANQAMAKLLERQGKLDEAEAAFQRAVALAPDNLVLRDSLANFLYRQDRYQDAADQWGMVIDAAPDHFGARVNLGAAFSGLGRNAQAIEQYEQAIAIRPSYMGYSNLGTAYWREERFEDAVAAFEEALAIDADDWLAWGNLAFVYTDMGGREIQADETFTHAIRLAEAGREQNPRDPWVHSDLALYYARQGDGELALRRLDTALALSPDSSEVLMAAGEVHELLGDRETAIDYINQAIAAGADSRQLTVNRVLKPLMSDPRLAAAD; encoded by the coding sequence GAGGGGATTTCGGCGGGGGCGCGTTGGCGGGCGGAGATTGCCGGGGCGTTGGAGCGGTCTGCGCGGGTTGTGTTTTATGTGTCGCCGGCGTCGCTGGCTTCGCCGCATTGTCAGCGCGAGGTGGATTTTGCGCTGGATCGGGGGTTGGACATTCTGCCTGTCTACCTGGAGCCCTGTGAGTTGCCTTCTGAGTTGGCGCTGTCGCTGGGGAGCGTGCAGGCGCTGTTTCGTTACGACGATGAACGCTATGCCGATCGCCTGGTCGAGGCTTGCCTGGCGGCGCCGGGTGTGGCTCGGCGGGTGGGTGGGCATCGGCCGCCGGCTCGGCGGCGGGGGTTGGGGTGGCCGGTCTGGGTGGGTGGCGCGGTTGCGCTGGTCGCCGTGCTGTTTGCGCTTTGGGGGCCGTTGATGGGGGCGCGGACCGGCGTGTCGGCGCCTGGTGGTGAGGCGGCGCGGCCGGGTGTGGGTGATGCGCAGGCGACGTATTTGCAGGCGCAGGCGTTGCTGATGCGCTGGGACAAGGGCGATAACCTGGCGCAGGCGGTGAGCCTCTATCGGCAGGCGATTGCGGTTGATCCGGATTTTGCGTTGGCGCATGCGCGGCTGTCCGAGGCGTTGCGGATGCGCTATGTGCTCACGGGTGACCGGTCGTACCTGGACAGCGCGGCTGACAGCGTGGCGCGTGCGCTGGCGCTGGATGATGGCCTGGCGGCGGTACAGGTTGCCCAGGGGCGGTTGCACCTGGTGGAGGGCAACCTGGACCTGGCGACGGTGGCGGTGGAGCGGGCGCTGGCCGCTGACCCGAACGATGCTGATGCCAACCAGGCGATGGCCAAGTTGCTGGAGCGCCAGGGCAAGCTTGATGAGGCCGAGGCGGCGTTTCAGCGGGCCGTGGCGCTGGCGCCGGACAATCTTGTGCTGCGCGATTCGCTGGCCAACTTTCTCTATCGACAGGACCGCTACCAGGACGCTGCCGACCAGTGGGGCATGGTGATTGACGCGGCGCCGGACCATTTTGGCGCGCGGGTGAACCTGGGGGCGGCCTTCAGTGGGCTGGGGCGCAATGCCCAGGCCATTGAGCAGTACGAACAGGCCATCGCCATCCGGCCTTCCTACATGGGTTACAGCAACCTGGGTACGGCCTATTGGCGCGAGGAACGGTTTGAGGACGCGGTGGCGGCGTTCGAGGAAGCGCTGGCCATCGATGCCGATGACTGGCTGGCCTGGGGCAACCTGGCCTTCGTCTACACCGACATGGGTGGGCGCGAGATCCAGGCCGACGAGACATTTACTCACGCCATTCGCCTGGCCGAGGCCGGGCGTGAACAGAACCCACGCGATCCCTGGGTCCACAGCGACCTGGCGCTCTACTACGCACGGCAGGGCGACGGCGAGCTGGCGCTACGGCGGCTCGATACCGCGCTGGCGCTTTCCCCGGACTCATCCGAGGTGCTGATGGCCGCCGGCGAGGTCCACGAACTGCTGGGCGACCGCGAAACCGCTATCGACTACATCAACCAGGCCATAGCGGCGGGTGCGGATAGCCGCCAGCTGACCGTTAACCGGGTGCTGAAGCCGCTGATGAGTGACCCGCGCCTGGCCGCCGCCGATTGA
- a CDS encoding phage holin family protein, translating to MGALIGAIIAIAIAAVVSGVVIWVVSKLNLGLKVDGFGAAIIAGLVIGILSWLVGMFVPGLTGIVGAIINLVIAAAVIYLAGSMLKGLTVNGFGGAFIAAVAIALIQFLLAILLVGAISTT from the coding sequence ATGGGTGCATTAATCGGTGCGATTATCGCCATCGCGATTGCCGCGGTGGTGTCTGGCGTGGTGATCTGGGTGGTCAGCAAGCTGAACCTGGGGCTGAAGGTCGATGGCTTTGGGGCGGCGATCATTGCCGGCCTGGTGATCGGCATTCTTTCCTGGCTGGTGGGCATGTTTGTGCCTGGGCTGACCGGGATTGTGGGCGCGATCATTAACCTGGTCATCGCGGCCGCGGTGATCTACCTGGCGGGCTCGATGTTGAAGGGGCTGACCGTGAATGGATTTGGCGGCGCGTTTATTGCCGCGGTGGCCATTGCGTTGATCCAGTTTCTGCTGGCGATCTTGCTGGTGGGTGCGATCAGCACGACATGA
- a CDS encoding type II toxin-antitoxin system RelE/ParE family toxin — translation MAEGLATRKLPATLRDKAREVLDELNAARHLNDLRAFRSFRLEKLKGNRAGQYSILINRQYRVCFEWRNGDAFDVEIVDYH, via the coding sequence GTGGCTGAAGGCCTCGCGACCCGGAAGCTTCCTGCAACTTTGCGAGACAAGGCACGGGAAGTACTGGATGAGCTTAACGCGGCCCGTCACCTGAATGATCTTCGGGCATTTCGTTCCTTCCGCCTGGAGAAGTTGAAAGGCAACCGTGCCGGGCAGTACAGCATTCTCATCAATCGTCAGTATCGTGTCTGCTTTGAATGGCGGAACGGCGATGCATTTGATGTAGAAATTGTCGACTACCATTGA
- a CDS encoding TonB-dependent receptor domain-containing protein, whose amino-acid sequence MKPSTSGLKLSALGRLATAIMLCVSTGALAQDEEDADDVEGLLEEVVVTGTMIKNAAVTAASPVQVVGADMIEDLGTVNLQDTLERLPVYGIAGSSRTTSNTDITEVGSSTVNLRNLGADRTLVLVDGKRVVAGTPGSTQVDLAMIPPDFIERVDTLTGGASAIYGSDAVVGVVNMIYKRDFEGLVFNGQAGISAEGDDEQYKASVTGGVNFAENRGNFMFNIGWSDQGLVSSQDRTRTDDDYASLGHNTRDPSTVFEQTISRSGVIPAGIVQAGGINYTFDDASNAVVWGGSQDERFNRNEYRAIASPVDRLTFAIRAIYDLGDNANIFLDGTYGKVESRTYFEPSPFVGTDSVLGIGVPLNLENWLLNPATGEVQLVRNPFMPDVVYNSGVDSNGDGLRDAGFNSRLTQFGPGTRLAPVDRDTFRTVMGVEGLVGDSDWAYETFVSYGRSTLNGRMDGLFHGPNLRNALTVGQDVFDLDGDGDTTDAVCVDAAARSNGCVPANMFGDNNMTEAMLAYVNGSLIQNSEQEMKVIAGNLAGSVFDLPAGPVLIATGVEYREESSSHVFDPLSNSAQNGYTQQTNTEGELDVSEVFLEVNVPILDSLTMRAAGRYSDYSTVGGVTAFDAGIEWSPTDDLRFRAAYAQAVRAPNIGELFAAPNAGISSINDPCEGVNIADTGELATNCKNDPGVLANMNANGGVFTLNQSDIQGVGTLSANNPNIAEETGETMTFGAVWTPGFLNGLALTVDYWDIEIEDAISRVSTATVLNKCYEESLSEFCDFVTRRTVEATPYSAGSVEQVVRGLVNSGGSWAEGIDLTASYAHDLFGGFANYSLSYTHLLEKGIIPLTGDAENESVGEIGDPENRWFASIGWELDNFSASLMGEFIGESYLDDEYWMGRFGADAGKENFKVDSVLYIDMQLKYLFGEHYEVYVGANNLFDEDPAPLYGGVAGGSADYGTNPGVYDAIGQRFYAGVTARF is encoded by the coding sequence ATGAAACCAAGTACTTCAGGACTTAAATTGTCAGCGCTCGGTCGCCTGGCGACAGCGATCATGCTGTGTGTTTCCACCGGCGCCCTGGCGCAGGACGAGGAAGACGCCGATGATGTCGAAGGCCTTTTGGAGGAGGTCGTCGTCACCGGTACCATGATCAAGAACGCTGCGGTCACCGCGGCATCACCGGTGCAGGTGGTGGGCGCGGACATGATCGAGGACCTGGGCACGGTCAACCTCCAGGACACGCTGGAGCGCCTGCCGGTCTACGGCATTGCGGGTTCCAGCCGCACGACCTCGAATACCGACATTACCGAGGTGGGTTCATCCACCGTCAACCTGCGTAACCTGGGTGCCGACCGCACGCTGGTGCTGGTGGACGGCAAGCGCGTGGTGGCCGGAACGCCCGGCTCCACCCAGGTCGACCTGGCGATGATTCCGCCGGACTTTATTGAGCGCGTCGACACCCTTACCGGTGGCGCCTCGGCCATTTACGGCTCCGACGCCGTGGTGGGTGTGGTCAACATGATCTACAAGCGCGACTTCGAAGGCCTGGTGTTCAACGGCCAGGCGGGCATCTCCGCCGAGGGCGATGACGAGCAGTACAAGGCCAGCGTCACCGGCGGCGTGAATTTTGCCGAAAACCGCGGCAACTTCATGTTCAATATCGGCTGGTCGGACCAGGGTCTGGTCAGTTCGCAGGACCGCACCCGTACTGACGATGATTACGCCAGCCTGGGCCACAACACCCGTGACCCGAGCACCGTGTTCGAGCAGACCATCAGCCGCTCCGGCGTGATTCCGGCCGGTATTGTCCAGGCCGGTGGTATCAATTACACCTTTGACGACGCCAGTAACGCGGTGGTCTGGGGTGGCTCGCAGGACGAGCGCTTCAACCGTAACGAGTACCGCGCTATCGCCTCGCCGGTTGATCGGCTGACCTTTGCCATTCGCGCGATCTACGACCTGGGCGACAACGCCAACATCTTTCTGGATGGCACCTACGGCAAGGTCGAGTCGCGGACCTACTTCGAGCCGTCGCCGTTCGTGGGCACCGACTCGGTGCTGGGTATCGGCGTACCGCTGAACCTTGAGAACTGGCTGCTGAACCCGGCTACGGGTGAAGTCCAGCTGGTGCGTAACCCGTTCATGCCTGACGTGGTCTACAACAGCGGCGTTGATTCCAACGGTGATGGCCTGCGTGACGCCGGCTTCAACTCGCGCTTGACGCAGTTCGGCCCCGGCACCCGCCTGGCGCCGGTGGATCGCGACACCTTCCGTACCGTCATGGGCGTGGAAGGCCTGGTCGGGGACAGCGACTGGGCCTACGAGACCTTTGTCTCCTATGGTCGCAGCACGCTGAATGGCCGCATGGACGGCCTGTTCCACGGTCCCAACCTGCGCAACGCGCTGACGGTGGGCCAGGACGTGTTTGACCTGGATGGCGATGGCGATACCACCGACGCGGTGTGTGTCGATGCTGCTGCCCGGTCCAACGGTTGTGTGCCGGCCAACATGTTTGGCGATAACAACATGACCGAAGCCATGCTCGCATACGTCAACGGCTCGCTGATCCAGAACTCCGAGCAGGAAATGAAAGTGATCGCAGGCAACCTGGCCGGCTCCGTGTTCGACCTGCCGGCGGGCCCGGTGCTGATCGCCACCGGTGTGGAGTACCGCGAGGAATCCAGTTCTCACGTGTTCGACCCGCTGTCGAACTCCGCGCAGAACGGCTACACGCAGCAGACCAACACCGAGGGTGAGCTGGACGTTTCGGAGGTGTTCCTGGAAGTAAACGTGCCGATCCTGGACAGCCTGACCATGCGCGCGGCCGGTCGTTACTCCGATTACTCGACGGTCGGCGGTGTGACGGCATTCGACGCCGGCATCGAGTGGTCACCGACGGACGACCTGCGCTTCCGCGCGGCTTACGCGCAGGCGGTGCGTGCGCCAAACATCGGTGAGCTGTTCGCCGCACCTAACGCGGGGATCTCGTCTATCAATGACCCCTGTGAGGGTGTGAACATTGCGGACACCGGCGAGCTGGCGACCAACTGTAAGAACGACCCGGGTGTGCTGGCCAACATGAACGCCAACGGCGGCGTGTTCACGCTGAATCAGTCAGACATCCAGGGCGTGGGCACGCTGTCGGCCAATAACCCGAATATCGCCGAGGAAACCGGCGAGACGATGACATTCGGGGCGGTGTGGACGCCGGGCTTCCTGAACGGCCTGGCGCTGACCGTCGACTACTGGGATATCGAGATCGAGGACGCCATTTCGCGTGTGTCCACGGCGACGGTGTTGAACAAGTGCTACGAAGAAAGCCTGTCAGAGTTCTGTGACTTCGTCACCCGCCGTACCGTCGAGGCCACGCCGTACAGCGCCGGCTCCGTCGAGCAGGTGGTTCGCGGCCTGGTCAACAGCGGTGGCAGCTGGGCCGAGGGTATCGACCTGACCGCCAGCTACGCGCATGACCTGTTCGGCGGCTTCGCCAACTACAGCCTGAGCTACACCCACCTGCTGGAGAAGGGCATCATCCCGCTCACCGGCGATGCGGAGAACGAGTCCGTGGGCGAGATCGGCGATCCGGAAAACCGCTGGTTCGCCAGCATTGGTTGGGAGCTGGACAACTTCAGCGCCAGCCTGATGGGCGAGTTTATCGGCGAGTCCTACCTGGATGACGAGTACTGGATGGGCCGATTCGGCGCCGATGCCGGCAAGGAGAACTTCAAGGTCGACTCGGTGCTGTACATCGATATGCAGCTGAAGTACCTGTTTGGCGAGCACTACGAAGTTTACGTGGGCGCCAACAACCTGTTTGATGAAGATCCGGCGCCGCTGTACGGCGGTGTGGCCGGCGGCAGCGCGGACTACGGCACCAACCCGGGTGTCTACGACGCCATCGGGCAGCGCTTCTACGCGGGCGTGACCGCAAGGTTCTAA
- a CDS encoding MerR family transcriptional regulator has protein sequence MPKLYDLQEIAKVTGLPERTVRYYLAKVVNAPSGTPGRKSYYDQQTVDRLKLAKQVLARDYDPKRGEVKPSLEQFSDWLDNLDEEEIHRLAEMPYRIKPKAITQPGSAPRRIAMNVAQKAHTEPNLLQVDESASNYLDRIMGPDPHRKPEPPTADHWNEFQFGHDLVIRVRNPLTRDQRRQVELAGALLKSVVGGK, from the coding sequence ATGCCGAAACTCTACGACCTGCAGGAAATCGCCAAGGTGACCGGCCTGCCCGAGCGCACCGTGCGCTACTACCTGGCCAAGGTGGTGAACGCGCCCAGCGGCACGCCGGGGCGCAAGTCGTACTACGACCAGCAGACCGTGGACCGGCTGAAGCTGGCCAAACAGGTACTGGCCAGGGACTACGACCCCAAGCGCGGCGAGGTCAAACCGTCGCTGGAGCAGTTCAGCGACTGGCTCGACAACCTGGATGAAGAGGAGATCCACCGCCTGGCCGAGATGCCCTACCGCATCAAGCCCAAGGCCATCACCCAGCCCGGCAGCGCGCCGCGCCGGATCGCAATGAACGTGGCCCAGAAAGCCCACACTGAACCGAACCTGTTACAGGTCGACGAATCCGCGTCGAACTACCTGGACCGGATCATGGGCCCCGACCCGCACCGCAAACCAGAACCACCCACCGCGGACCACTGGAACGAGTTCCAGTTCGGCCATGACCTGGTCATCCGCGTGCGCAACCCCCTCACCCGCGACCAACGCCGACAGGTGGAACTGGCCGGGGCACTCCTGAAATCCGTCGTCGGAGGAAAATGA
- a CDS encoding ribulose-bisphosphate carboxylase large subunit family protein: MTDQRVRATYRIETAFALADAAASMAGEQSTGTFVRVPGETDEMREAHAARVESLTDLGPVERPSLPGSGLPAGGGERRAAQVTLSWPVSNFGPSLPNLLATVAGNLSELKAFSGLKLVDLQLPPVFLERYQGPQFGVDGTRRLAGVYDRPMIGTIIKPSVGMSPAVTAELVERLLSSGVDFIKDDELQADGPHCPFNERVSAVMRVIREHADKTGKKVMYAANITGDIDEMLARHQHVLDEGGTCIMVSMNSVGLPAMKALRAESQLPIHGHRNGWGMLGRSPALGMSFIAYQKLWRLAGIDHTHVNGIDNKFCEDNDSVVASARECLAPMFEPPHPGCEIMPVFSSGQSARQVAATYQALGSTDLIYAAGGGIVAHPGGPAAGVTALQQAWAAAVDSVPVEEAAREHPELAAALGAFKK, from the coding sequence ATGACTGATCAACGCGTCCGGGCGACGTACCGGATCGAGACGGCCTTTGCGCTGGCCGACGCCGCGGCGTCGATGGCGGGGGAGCAGTCGACCGGGACTTTCGTCCGCGTACCCGGCGAGACCGACGAGATGCGCGAGGCGCACGCCGCGCGGGTCGAATCGCTGACCGACCTGGGGCCGGTGGAACGGCCTTCCCTGCCCGGCTCCGGCCTGCCGGCCGGCGGCGGCGAGCGCCGCGCGGCCCAGGTCACGTTGTCGTGGCCGGTATCCAATTTCGGGCCATCGTTGCCCAACCTGCTGGCCACCGTGGCCGGCAACCTGTCCGAGCTGAAGGCCTTTTCCGGCCTGAAGCTGGTCGACCTGCAACTGCCGCCGGTGTTCCTGGAGCGCTACCAGGGCCCGCAGTTCGGCGTTGATGGCACGCGTCGTCTGGCCGGTGTCTATGACCGGCCGATGATCGGTACCATCATCAAGCCCAGCGTCGGCATGTCGCCGGCAGTGACGGCCGAGCTGGTCGAGCGCCTGCTGTCTTCCGGTGTCGACTTTATCAAGGACGATGAGCTGCAGGCCGATGGGCCGCACTGCCCGTTCAATGAGCGCGTGTCCGCGGTTATGCGGGTCATTCGTGAGCATGCCGACAAGACCGGGAAAAAGGTCATGTACGCCGCCAACATCACCGGCGACATCGACGAGATGCTGGCCCGCCACCAGCACGTGCTGGACGAGGGTGGCACCTGCATCATGGTGAGCATGAACTCGGTGGGACTGCCGGCGATGAAGGCGCTGCGGGCCGAATCGCAGCTGCCCATCCACGGCCACCGCAACGGCTGGGGCATGCTGGGCCGTTCGCCGGCGCTGGGCATGAGCTTTATCGCCTACCAGAAGCTGTGGCGCCTGGCGGGCATCGACCATACCCATGTGAACGGCATCGACAACAAATTTTGCGAGGACAATGACAGCGTTGTTGCGTCCGCGCGTGAGTGCCTGGCGCCGATGTTCGAGCCGCCGCACCCCGGCTGCGAGATCATGCCGGTGTTTTCCTCCGGCCAGTCGGCCCGGCAGGTGGCGGCCACCTACCAGGCGCTGGGCAGTACCGACCTGATCTACGCGGCCGGCGGCGGCATCGTTGCCCACCCGGGCGGGCCCGCGGCCGGTGTGACGGCGCTGCAGCAGGCCTGGGCGGCGGCGGTGGACAGCGTGCCCGTGGAAGAGGCCGCGCGTGAACACCCCGAGCTGGCGGCCGCGCTGGGGGCCTTCAAAAAGTGA